The Suncus etruscus isolate mSunEtr1 chromosome 15, mSunEtr1.pri.cur, whole genome shotgun sequence genome contains the following window.
GAcccggggccgaagagatagcatggagataaagagtttgcctttcatgcagaaggatggtggttctaatcccggcatcccatatggtcccctgtgccttccaggggtgatttctgagcatagagccaggagtatctcctgagcgctgctgggtgtgagccaaaaaacaaaacaaaacaaaaacaaacaaacaaaaaagattcagtCCCAAGTGGTCAGACTTCAGGCTACTTTAACTCACTGTTACTATCAATACACTTAATTTTCTTCAGTATTCAAAtttatgtttctatatataaacaGGTGCATGCTGAGAATGAGAATTAGTTTATATTTTGGTGGATGCATTCGATGTCTATCTTGATTACAAACCCAACTGTTGCTTATTATGAGTACCTGCTATGTGCATAAATTCTGGTGAGTCAGTTCCTGGAACAACCTAATGATCCAAATGGTCACAATACCAAACTCACCTACAAACAAGAAATTACTGCTTATAGACATGCCAAGGATTAATACAAGACACTGTATTTTGGAGCCCCACACATTCTGTTCTTTCTGAACCCCATGATTTCTGCTTTCTCTCTCCTTAGTCTCTCATTAACCTGAAGTGGGCAAACTCACAGTATCACTAGGAATCTGCACATTATCTTCTCTCagcacattctttttattttatttttattttaattatgagaacaatgatgcaaagaggacaaggtaaagttacagtgaaagaacaatcacccatatctcagcacattcttttttgttttttttgtttttttgttttttttttttttttttgggccacacccggtgatgctcaggggttactcctggctatgtcagCACattcttaacctttttttttatttcatgagggCAGGGGGATATCACAAAGGACTCAAGTCTGGCATGCAAAAGGTTTCATATTTGTTTCCCAGCACCCTATACTCCCCAACAAAATAAGGTTAAGTCTGATGGCTTTGAAATTTCACAGGTCTGAATCTCCTTCCCACCCAAAAGAAGAATAATGAAAACTGAAGCCTGATAAAGTAAATGAAATTCCAAAATTGAAGACTAGTTGTGATTGCACTTGGTACATTCAACATGATTTTTACCATCATCCCTAGCAGATACACTAGCTCCAGGGAAGTAGCAAACCAGACAGAAACATCACAATTCCTCCTCCTGGGACTCTCTGAAGATCTGGACATACAGCCTCTTCTCTTTGGTATGTTCCTATCCATGTACCTGGTCACTGTGCTTGGGAATCTGCTCATAATTCTGGCCAGCATCTCTGATCCCCATCTCcacacccccatgtacttcttcctctcaAACCTGTCATTCACAGATATCTGTTTCACCACTACCACCATCCCCAAGATGCTGGTGAACATCCAGGCCCAGAGCAAAACTATTTCCTACATTGGCTGCCTCACACAGGTCTACTTTTTTATGGTATTTGGGGGATTAGACAATTTTCTTCTGACAGTGATGGCTTATGACCGCTATGTGGCTATCTGCCATCCCCTACATTACACAGTCATCATGAATCCTCGCCTCTGTGCCTATCTGGTTCTTACATGTTGGCTAGTCATTTTCTGGGTTTCCCTGCTTCATATTCTTCTGATGGCACAGTTGACCTTCTGTGTGGGCACTGAAATCCCACATTTCTTCTGTGAATTGGCTCAGGTGCTCAAGGTGGCATGCTCAGACATCTTGATCAACAGCATTGCTTTGTATGTATTCACTGCTCTGCTGGGATTGATTCCTCTTGGTGGAATTCTCTACTCTTATTCTCAGATTGTCTCTTCCTTAATGCGCATGTCCTCTAGTAACAGCAAGTACAAAGCATTCTCCACATGTGGCTCTCATCTCTCTGTGGTCTCCTTGTTCTATGGCACAGGCCTGGGCGTCTACCTGAGTTCTATTGCCACTCATGTTTCTGAAGAGAGTGCTATTGCTTCTGTGATGTACACAGTGATCACTCCCATGCTGAACCCCTTCATCTATAGCCTGAGGAACAAGGATGTCAAAGGGGCACTGGGAAGACTCCTCAGCAGAGCTGTCTTTTGTCAATGATGGGTCCCTGGGCTCATCACTAGGGAATATTGTGTCCCATAATGTTGGTTCCATAGAAAATTTTGATTCTCTGAGTAATTTTCTGACCATGAGACAGGCTCCATTTTCTATGCTAATGCCACTTAAGTCATTGAGTTTATGAGGCTTTATATTTTCTGTCACTCACTCCACAATTCCATTggtcttctttatttctatttgaagttCCTAAAGTTGTAATTTAGTCCTATTTATTCATGCTCTTTCTTGCAATGctgaattttgaaattaaaacttTGTGTCAAATTATGATAGTATTTTCCCCAAAGTCCATTCAAGTGATGATTTACACTGTATTTAATTCTTCCCATGTTTCTCTAGAGAAATGGTGTGAGAAAGGCTGGAATCACATAATATTTTAACACAAAGATTATTTAATCAAGTAACAATGTGTTGTTTCtatgtattaattaatttttgtaaaaattttctttgaaaatatttactcTAATTTGTACCACTTTTCATGTGAAAGAGACTGAAATATAATATCACGAGACATGTTACACACTGAACCCtaatctctcttctttttttttttcttaccaactGTGTTATAGTTTTAAACTTCATGGTAGGAAAGTGGACTGGGACATTTGGATGATTAGTAGTAATCAAActacataaagttttttttataggcTGCTTTGTTCTTTATTGTctgtccttgttttcttttttcctttctttcatttttttttaaaatttctgtagCAGAAATTTACTTCAGTTACTGTTATAAAAAAATCACCCTGCTGTGGGAGTTTAGAGTTGAAGGTGACTTTGTACCTACAAGGTGTAAGATTCAAAATTATTCTAAGCCTATGACACAAATGATAATAAGAAACTCAAATACTTAGAGTTTGCTAATGAGGTCCTATGAAGTGGTAGGAAATTTGAGTTCTTGTTGTAGGTATTGACAGCTAAATATTCAGAGAGGAATTATTTAGTGTCTTAACTCTGCTATcaaaatctttataaataaataagtgaaatcaACCCAAGATAGtggcacaaaacaatcattttattgTGTAATACAATAATTCTCATAAGATATATCTGGTAACtataaattaacaaaaagaatttgtacagtgggcctggagagatagcacagcggtgtttgccttgcaagcagccgatccaggaccaaaggtggttggttcgaatcctggtgttccatatggtccccgtgcctgccaggagctatttctgagcacacagccaggagtaacccctgagcactgccgggtgtaacccaaaaacaaaaaaaaaaaaaaaaaaaaaaaaaaaagaatttgtacagTAACCACAGTAGAAACAGGAACAATGCTGCTTTTTTAAACAGAAAGTTAGCTAATAAACACTTTTTTCCTATCAGTTAGTATTAGTACTATTATCTTTCTTTAATCCCATTACAACAGTATTTGGTGCTTCATGAATACCGAGTGGTGGCCCAACCACCTAGTACTGGATCAATTGGAACCTCTACTTATAAATTATCATAGTaacctccatgacattgaaaggAAAATATCCTGTATTTCACTCAATATGTAGCTATGATCTTTATCTAGAACTTTCATGACCACAATGTTCCGAATTGAATTCCCCTCCATCTTATCACCCCCAATAAACCCTGTGTTCACTTTTCCcattatattaaatttagaaaCTAGTTTCGCTGCTTCCTTGCTGGGTATCTTTAATTCTCacattgagagagatcattctatcatgtttctctcatttctccttCAAGGGTCAATACATGCCTCCATCCTTATTCTCCTAACAATCAACTGTGTGGAACACTTCTCCCATTATATTGACTTTGAACCTTTGTTGTTACCTCACTGTGATCTTTAAATTCTACATATGAAAGAGATGGTTCTCTGTCTGTTCCTTTTTTCTAACTGCTATTCATACCATTATTCACTAAATTTCCCACTGCGACAACAATCATGGATTCCAAGAACCCAACACTAAGTATAAAATAATCATACCAACAGACAAATACAGGAAAATCTTTACATTTTTGACAGCAGTAGAACAAACATATCTTGTAATTCCCCGTTAGATTTCCTATTTACCTATTTATAGCAGGTATTTCTCTTAGATAAACCAGAATATCAATAAATactatctcttttcttttgttttctgggcctaCACTGGGTATGTTCTGGTATTACTACAtgttctgtgcttgggaatcactcaTATCAAAGTTGGGAGTCCTATGGGGTGtccagaatcaaacctggttgcCATGTATAAGGCATATATGCCTTACCAACTCTATTAACTCTTCTGCcacctaaataaatatttctatcctATAAGTGCCTAATTCAACTGCAGTATATTCAAAGTATTATGGAAGACATGATGTGAAATATGTCATCAGTTTTGCCATGATTTATTGTtggataaaaataaacacatcagATTCATAGGGTAGTCTGCCCAGCACTATGATTCCAGGAGATGAATATGGagaatttagaattagaatttagaacatatgGGAGAAATTGGAATCCCCTGGTAACAGTGATATTCCCTCATTGACCCACAATCCATCACAGTGGGTTGGTGCAATGCTAGCACTAAGTTTTCTATAGAAAAATCTGTGGGTACATACTGGTTCTGATATGGGTTTTCACACTCTCACTCAGttggtttctttgatttttggaaaGTTATGATTTAGTTTATGCTTGACACCTACAGTTCTCAAGAGCAGATATTGTTGAGGCAGTGGGCCAGGGGAAACAAGGGTCTTTTAGGAAATCCAGGGACTGAGTCTGGCTTCTGGCATGTAAATCTTTTGCACTACCCTTTTGGGCTACTTCATTGCACCTaggttccttcctttcttctaccttccttacttccttccttctttccttccttccttccttccctctttctaccttccttccttccttccctctttctcccttccttctctcttccttccttccttccttccttccttccttccttccttccttccttccttccttccttccttccttccttcctttctttctttctttctttctttcttcttccttccttccttccttccttccttccttccttccttccttcttccttcttccttccttccttccttccttccttccttccttccttcctgcctgctcccttccctcttccctcctccctccttcttccttcctccttccttccttccttccttccttccttccttccttccttccttccttccttccttccttccttccttcctccttccttccttccttccttcctctctctctctccttctcttccttcctctctctctctctctctctctctctcagagtcataaccagtggtgctcagggtttactcctggttttgtgctcaagagtcactcttagtcaggctcagggtaccatatgtagtaccagaaattgaacctgggccagacgtttgtaaagcaagtaccctatgTTTTGTTGCTCAAAGCTCTGAGAAATAgtcttaagaaagaaaaatagagtgaTTATGAGATCGATTAAAGAGTTGTAAGTCATACTTTGAATTGGGGAGTCCTAGTCATTGTCCAATATGCAATGGAGCCTCAGAACTATTGCATGATCCCTCCAAGGAAAACGTGGATATTTCTCGATGAAATGAAAATTGAAACACAGTACCCTGAATCTTCTCACATAATTTTTCTCAATAGACTTGATCAAAGACACCATTTCATGAATATTGACATGAGTAATTAATATGGCATCTAACTATGcatatttatacaatttatatatttaattttatattttaaaaggcaaTTCTTCATTTCTAAATGACGTCTGGTTTATACATGACAAATATAGAGCATTCCAAGGTGAGATAGGATTTCATTTTGTGTTAGTTTTGGTCACATGTATGATTCCAAGATATTCCTTGACTCCTGTGAATGAAGAGCTAACTAAATATTGTCAGATAggaaaaagttatataaaattttaggtgAAAAATATGTGCAAtcaggagtcggagagatagcatggaggtagtgcgtttgccttgcatgcagaagggcggtggttcgaatcctggcatcccatatggtccccgagcctgccaggagcgatttctgaaggtagagccacgaataacccctgagcgctgccgggtgtgaccccctccccccaaaagaaaaatatgtgcaaTCGGATAATTTGTGTCACCAATTAACCATGTACtttgaagtattttatttcaGAAGTTTGTGTTTGTAATCATCTTGAAATGTATGATCAAGCAAAAATATTGAAAGAGGCCAGGAAGCCGCACGTGGTTGCCCCGAAAGCGAGTGAGCGAGCTGGTCGGTGCTGTgcagaggggcctgagtgatggaaGGCCAGAACGTGAAGGAGTTACTAGCGAAGGTGGAGAGCGGGACGAAGCCGAGAAGCTGCAGCCCGACCTGGGGAACTTGCTGGCTTCGGACCGGAACCCCACCCCGACAGAGCTGCAACGCGCGGGCTCCGCCCTGGAAGGCGAGCTGCAGGCTCTGGCTCTGGACAACACACAGCTCTGCTCATCAACCAGCTGTGGCAGGGAGCGCGTCGAGAAGGCGCTGGTTGCGCGCCTGCCCGAACCCACCACCCGCCTACCGCGGGTGAAGCCCGTGCCCCGGCCAAAGCTGCTCACGCGCTGACAACAATTCGCATCCAGCCCCCAAAGAAGACGAACCTGATGTGGGACGAAGTGAGCTGCCAGAGGCGGCGCTGATGGGGTTACCAGCGCGCCCGCGATGACCCCCAAGGAAGTGCCCGGCAGTGCCGACCCGCTGGAGGACCAGTTCGCCAAGTGCGCCCAGGCAAGAAGGAGCGAGTGGGCCCCGAGAACTCAGCTGAACAGGCTGCGGAACCTGGCCCGTGCGCAAAGACGCAGCTGCCCAGAGCGGCGACCTTGCCACCGGGACACCAGAGAAAGGAGGAAACTGGGCGTACCATGCAGGTGGCCAAGGTCTTTACCTCCTACTTCGGGTTCAGGAAGCCTGTCAAGGAGAAGACTCCCCGAGGCGCCTGTCAAGAAGAGGAAGTTCCAGCCCATTCTTCGGGGACTTTGCAAGCCTAGAGAAAGGGCCAGTTGGAGCTGCTTCGAGTCATAAACAGCAAAAGTCTCAACTGGACTTAACAAGGGCCACAACAAGGCAGCTGAGGGAGGAGGACCAGAAGGAGGCGGCCAGGAAGAGGAAATGAGTCCGAAGGGCAAGAGGAAAGGGGATAAGGCAAGGCCTGAGGGCAAGAGGAAAGGGGGGACAGAAGGTCAGGGTATGAATTTCAAGTCTCCCGGGCCTGAGTggcaggagggaagggaggggtggCAAAACCCAAGTGGAAAGTGGAGGAAGTAAGTTTCCCCCAGGACGCTGCCCACCGGGAACTCTGTACTGTTAATGTTAACTTCTAGATTGGGGGGACAAGGTGACTGATACTCCAGGAAGTCGCCGCTCTTGAGATCGAAGGGACATGATTGCTCTCCGGAGTATCGGTAGCATAAAACTGAATTCTGCAAATTAATTGCCCCCTCCCCAGCCAACACTTTGTGACCACTAAGTATGTATTTGATGGACAATTAAGGCAAGAATGTGCTCCAACACTAGGAAAAACTACTTCTTACACATGATTgtgatgttttttgttgtttttaactcTGGGGTTGGTTTTGTACgttcctgaaatatttttatagcatAATTTGTGTATTTACCAAAGGGGGAGGGAAAGTAAAGTGCAATTTCAAACTGGATTTACAATGATTTTTGTAAAGGTTATTTAATCCACGTGTCTAATggtaaaaaaatattgaaagaatttTGATAGATGGTTCTATTGAGAAGCTTCCCAaaaggccctttttttttttgttttctgttttttgttttttgggcccacacccggcggtgctcaggggttactcctggctgtctgacaGGAATAGCTCcttgggcaggcacggggggggaccatacggaacaccgggattcaaaccaaccaccctttggtcctggcctcggcttcttgcaaggcaaacgccgctgtgctatctctccgggtccccagAAGGCCCTTTGTTATATCCTCATTTCTGAGGCTGTAGATGATGGGTTCAGTACGGGGACACAAAATTGTGTACATCATTAAGGTCACCGCCAGCCTTCTTGGAGACTAAGAGACAGCTGAGCTGAGGTACACCCCAAAGGTTGTTCCATAAAATAAGCAAACTATAGAGAGGTGAGAGCCACAGGTGGAGAAGGATTTTACCTTCCACCTGTGGATGACACTTTCAAACAAAGGATAAAATTTTTGTATAAGAGTAaagaatctggggccggagagatagcatggaggtaaggcgtttgcctttcatgcagaaggtcattggttcggaatcccagcatcccatatggtactccccgaggctgccaggagcgatttctgagcaaggagccaggagtaacccctgagcactgcccaggtgtggaccccccccaaaataaaaacaccacaaaaaagagtaaagaatcccagagattggcatatCACCCAAGATAATAAcatcaaaatatattaacaagTCATCAATGGAAGGTAATCCCCCCACAAACAAACTTGAGGCGTTGAGGAGTGCTTACAGAAGAAGTGAGGGAATCTCACATGAGTACAAACTGGTAAGCATGTGAGATCAGACAATGCAGCTGGAAGTCCAACAGACTGTTGCAAATAGACACCAGAAGCAGCAGATTACAGAGGCGGGGCTTCATGATACTTATACAGTACAAGGGTTGACAGGTAGCAGCACAAGTGATGATAAGCTATACAGCTAGAATGACATTGTCCAAAAACGTAAAAAAGGCTATAATCTAACAGGAAGCCTGCATGAGAGATGATGTGCTCTGAGTGTGAATGTCCCAGATTCATCTTTGGAGGTAAAGTCAATGTCATTTGTGGACAGGATGAAGAGAAAGAAGTACATGGGAGTGTTTAAACTGTTGCATACCAGCCCTTTGGAAGAGCtctggatggtggtggtggtgatggaggaatgagaggcctttctcctctagcCCAGGACCACATGTCTGCAAATCCCCTTCAGCTGGCAGGTCCCCAACTTCTGGATAGTGACAGGAGACGAAAACTCACAGCAGTTAGGTTTctggagatatcatctttattcagcccctGGCCCCACAtatgtggcctatcataaccatttaccattgggattcctattcagcccctGCACTTGTACCTTGTCTCCTCCTTCTCATTCCTTCTCTCTCCAAAATCCCAATCCTCTTCTGCCCCATCAGGCAACCTTTTGAGACCTTCAAAGactccctcccagaaatgggcaggtcttgcCCTAAGGTAAAATTAtgtagaagatgggggtgggatgACATAAATTGATAGGAATTTTGGAGAGAGAAGCATGAAGAGGAAAGAGGCTaagagacaaggtacaatgcagggctgaatagggatccagcataaatggttatgataggccacacatgttggccaggactaaataaagatgatatttccagaagcctgactgcctgtgagttttctcctcGCCGCTATTCAGAAGTtggggacccgccggctgaagggGAGTTGCAAACaagtggtcctgggctggaggagaaaggcctctcatccctctatcaccatccaccactatccaagcccatccaaaagGCTGTTATACAACATGTAAGTGGGGGGTCAGAACTGACAGCCAGGACAATGGGTAGGTTTTCAATGACGATGACTAGGTACATGGACAGGAACAGGCAGAAGAGAAGAGGCAGAACTTGAAAACTGAATTTGCTATTACTACCCACGGTTTATGCACCAAAACACCCAGAATCATCTAGGCACACAAGGAAGAGAAATATGGATACTGGAGaaagattatataaatatttaaaacaaagataCAATGCCAGAGCAATCgcatagcacaggggtgttttcTTAGCCTGAGGTCCTaataggtttgatcccagcatctcatatgtagACTGAGCCATCTCTGAGTGCACTGACAGCCACTGCATGTGATGCCCAAACAATCCCAAACTAACAGAAATAGACTAAGTATACCACCAATACTCAAAATGTGCAGAAGAATGTGTTCAACAAGTCACCGAACAACCAGTGAAATGTTCttaaacataaaattaggggctggaatgataacataGTGCtagggtatttactttgcatgtggctgatccaggacaggcctgggtttgatcctcagtgtcccatatggtcccttgagacaggagcaatttttgagtgcatagccgcagtaacccctgagcatcactgggtatggccccaaaacaaaacaaaatcaaatgagaaatatagatatacatggaatatataaatatacatggaaTTGTTATCTTACTCAAAGCACCCATAGTTCTCAAAATTCAGAGTGGGCATTGCACACTTGGATTCTCTactaagatataaaaaaaatgtaacttcttgggaccagagcagtggcgcaagccataaggcgtctgccttgtgcactctagtctaggatggactgcagttcaatcccccggtgttccgGGAGAAgttttaaaggggaccccaggccgtCCCCAACCACCACCTTCACAAGAGGGGTGGGCTTGAGGAAGTCGCTGGCAACTTTACTTCCCACTAGTCCCCATTCTAAACCGTGTGTGGGGTATCCACCCCTCGCACATAAAGTTTATATActttaataggatatcatagagTTTAATCTATGTTTGCATTATGCAGAATGTAATATACTTCTCCTTCCCCTTTGGCCCACCATTCTTACAGAattatttctagtcctttactcatATCATTCCACTGCCTATTACCCTACATTTAACCCTTTTAAtcttcagttcttggctcctcaccagcagatcattatccccactcaagccagctgccaaccagcctcccaaagtgaaaaaatagactctcagactgagaagaaacaatactctgttgctattgatctactctcagccgccctcctttcctccaccccatttcattgtgtacatgtgtTTGATTCCATtctcggtttctgagaagtcccggacctcaaagacatttcctgatacagAATAGCCTGGGAGCAGTTTTCAAGACTTCAGAAGGCCAAATCAAGGGAGCAAAGTGGTATCCCAGACTTAAACACtcccccgactatttctaaagacataaaagggacatgtatatctcctttgagtaTCTTAGTTGTATTCCTTTAACAACTAAAAAACTCTTTATTGactattctcttatatagtgacaatttcgcccattgttttttgtttttgtattttttttcttttcaatctgtTTAATAGGGAATTCTGTCAGAAAagcctctctgtttagagttcacgTTAGAGCCAAGTTACTGGGATTGTTGAATTTGTTCCCTCGGCCCCCCATATTGCACAATAATGCCCTGAACTTGCCTTGGCCTCAGGCCTCATAAGACTGGGCATTGCCCATATACCTCTGAACATGGATACCACTCTATGTCaaaaaccacaattgtctataacagtgATGACTAACCTTTTTGAAACCCGAGtgccaaactgctgcacaaaaaccaaagaatttcctcaaagtgccagcacgtccaattaaacattaataacaagatttagtatctaaaaactctttatagacaagggtggagccagctgaaTTGTGCTGGGTCACTGAAGCTAAGTAAGACCTCCTCTGGACTGCTTCTCTGCCTGCTCGGGCCCTAAGGACTTGATCCTCTGGGCTTCCTTCCCCCGCCCCTCCCTGAGGGCTCGCCTTCCTTGGAGGTGTGTTGACCTGCCCAAAAGGGTGGAGTCAAAGGAGCGCAACCCACTCTGTTTCTCTACATAGCCCTCacgcatcatttagccaatgaataccaccatagCACATAGAAAATCCTATAATACAAGcttcacaatggggaaacaacgcaggcatagagaatgaagatgacaacacTGGTGACCcggaaaatggccaaccacctagttagtctttcagatatggagtttagaaagAAATCtgaaggatgttcacagaactcaaagtaaGCATAGATCGAATTGAAAAGAACACTATTACGAACCAAGAAACTGTATAAAGACGAAATTAGAAAAACACAACTGAAATACAGGTCAAATAACAGCtctgaaaaaaaaacatcagtaaatgaatgaaaaactcaatgataAACCTCTCCAATAAGGAAACCAGCAGCTgagatagaattagtgagctggaagatgtgatgcataacaactccatacgcagaagagattggaaaaaagccttaaagcaaatgatcagaccatGGAAAAatcactcaaagaatgtgaacagatgaaaatagaagtctttgataagctcaacagaaacaactaaagaatatttggagtcctagagacccaggaagaaaatctccaggcagaatcaacggtcaagaatatcattaaagtgggggccggacaggatcaacatcattaaaatggcaatacttccaaagcattgtacagatttaacgcgattcctctgaagatacccatgacattcttcaaagaagtggatcaaatacttctgaaattcatctggaacaataaacaacctcgaatagctaaagcactccttggaaaaaggaatatgggaggcattacttttcccaattttaaactgtattacaaagcaatagttataaaaacagcatggtattggaataaagacagaccctcagatcagtggaataggcttgagtactcaagagaaggttcctcagacatataaccacctagtttttgataaaggagcaagaaatgctaaatggagcaagggaaagcctattcaacaagtggtgttggcacaactggttagccacttgcaaaaaagtgaactcagactcccagctaacacgatgtacaaaggttaaatccaaatggattaaagactttgatatcagaactgaaactataaggtatatagaacaacatgtaggtgaaacactccaggacattgagactaagggcatctttaaggaggaggacagcactttccaaacaaagtggaagcagagataaacagatgggactacacttaagctgagaagcttctgcatctcaaaggaaatagtgcccagaatacaaaaggcccacaccactgagtgggagaaataattcacccaatactcatcagataaagggctaatatccaaaatttacaaggtactgacaaaactatacaagaaaaaacaactaaccccatc
Protein-coding sequences here:
- the LOC126029863 gene encoding olfactory receptor 7D4-like; translation: MFLSMYLVTVLGNLLIILASISDPHLHTPMYFFLSNLSFTDICFTTTTIPKMLVNIQAQSKTISYIGCLTQVYFFMVFGGLDNFLLTVMAYDRYVAICHPLHYTVIMNPRLCAYLVLTCWLVIFWVSLLHILLMAQLTFCVGTEIPHFFCELAQVLKVACSDILINSIALYVFTALLGLIPLGGILYSYSQIVSSLMRMSSSNSKYKAFSTCGSHLSVVSLFYGTGLGVYLSSIATHVSEESAIASVMYTVITPMLNPFIYSLRNKDVKGALGRLLSRAVFCQ